A section of the Arcobacter roscoffensis genome encodes:
- a CDS encoding AraC family transcriptional regulator gives MLKNSVMKELSFQEHKLIFKFIHKKHNFAKHIHDDKYMIGICLDGKNYFNMDNQDFEVTKGMICLIPPNTVHSCKTLNIDNKWQFLTCFIPKDFFEEIAKSICNKSNFTFKEYFIKDDDLATYLEKIIRDTLTYEKIFDNHIIDFITLFCEKYMTYKEKIKTIKNERFEELFKFFKEEKYDLKELSFYDMAKVMNMNPYYFHRIFSKSIGLTPQTFINFLRVSKATKLLTNYESLSQLALECGFYDQSHFTKEFKKYHGITPTKYKNI, from the coding sequence ATGCTAAAAAATTCAGTAATGAAAGAGCTATCTTTTCAAGAACATAAATTGATATTTAAATTTATACATAAAAAGCATAACTTTGCAAAGCATATACATGATGATAAATACATGATAGGAATTTGTTTAGATGGTAAAAACTATTTTAATATGGACAATCAAGATTTTGAAGTTACTAAAGGAATGATATGTCTTATTCCCCCAAATACTGTACACTCATGTAAAACACTAAATATTGATAATAAATGGCAGTTTCTTACTTGTTTTATCCCTAAAGATTTCTTTGAAGAGATTGCAAAAAGTATTTGTAATAAAAGTAACTTTACTTTTAAAGAATACTTTATAAAAGATGATGATTTAGCTACTTATTTAGAAAAAATCATAAGAGATACTTTAACTTATGAAAAAATCTTTGACAATCACATCATAGACTTCATCACCCTATTTTGTGAAAAGTACATGACCTATAAAGAAAAAATCAAAACCATTAAAAATGAAAGATTTGAAGAGTTATTTAAATTTTTTAAAGAAGAAAAATATGATTTAAAAGAGTTAAGCTTTTATGATATGGCAAAAGTTATGAACATGAACCCATACTATTTTCATAGAATTTTTTCAAAGTCTATAGGATTAACTCCTCAAACTTTTATAAACTTTTTACGAGTTTCAAAAGCTACAAAACTCTTAACAAACTATGAAAGCTTGTCACAATTAGCACTAGAGTGTGGCTTTTATGATCAATCTCATTTTACTAAAGAGTTTAAAAAATATCACGGTATAACACCTACAAAATATAAAAATATTTAG
- a CDS encoding helix-turn-helix domain-containing protein, protein MKLKIPETQSFSYLNYIQKEPQNKNEVLLESNVLILVIKGTKILHLNDKDIYVDENQFLFLKSGTYVMSEVLDEYYEAMLFFYEDSTLLDFISKYNISFKDEDSKETDILSFKKTQELSIVMNSTFNYVKTLKTTNKEIIKLKLEEAFLNILTSKYSTEFKSFLHSIYKDNYFKSFIENNFSYEDNILDLAYALKMSDISFRQKFKEVYKTTPKKWQTKKRLQRAKILLENSDKNVSEICIQCGFDNLSWFIQVFKKEYNLTPKQIKNNKN, encoded by the coding sequence TTGAAACTAAAAATACCTGAAACTCAAAGCTTCTCATATTTGAACTATATTCAAAAAGAGCCACAAAACAAAAACGAAGTTTTATTAGAGTCAAATGTTTTAATACTTGTAATAAAAGGTACAAAAATTCTTCATCTAAATGATAAAGATATTTATGTGGATGAAAATCAGTTTTTATTTCTAAAAAGTGGAACTTATGTGATGAGTGAAGTTTTAGATGAGTATTATGAAGCTATGTTATTTTTTTATGAAGACTCTACGCTATTAGATTTTATATCAAAATATAATATATCTTTCAAAGATGAAGACTCAAAAGAAACGGACATATTAAGTTTTAAAAAGACACAAGAGCTTAGTATTGTTATGAACTCTACTTTTAATTATGTAAAGACTTTAAAAACAACAAATAAAGAAATCATAAAACTAAAACTAGAAGAGGCTTTTTTAAATATATTAACTAGCAAATACTCAACTGAATTTAAAAGCTTTTTACACTCAATCTACAAAGACAACTATTTCAAATCTTTTATAGAAAACAATTTTTCTTATGAAGACAATATTTTAGACCTAGCGTATGCTTTAAAAATGAGCGATATATCTTTTAGGCAGAAATTTAAAGAGGTTTATAAAACTACACCTAAAAAATGGCAAACAAAAAAAAGACTACAAAGAGCAAAGATACTTTTAGAAAATAGTGATAAAAATGTAAGTGAAATCTGTATACAGTGTGGCTTTGATAACTTATCTTGGTTTATACAAGTTTTTAAAAAAGAGTACAACTTAACTCCAAAACAAATAAAAAACAACAAAAATTAG
- a CDS encoding NACHT domain-containing protein, which yields MLQINSSRYKYTPDEMPEDEFLKRFVVREKVFEEIFKDIKASDYEVANQHFIIVGQRGQGKTTLLRKILIETKKDKNLSKFLIPVKFAEEQYQIRSLSRLWEEVADYLQSMYEDIFPNILDDMEEFFEDEDYELKAFSYFEKHIKKENKKLLILVDNIDELIGKFSQKEQRRFREILLTSSSFRIIGGSTKMLEQHYDYSKPFYEFFKIVKLKGFNSEESKKFLLSYANTEEKKKIKEVIENTPERLEVIRQLTGGVPRTLVMLFDIFLDEEGTAFDDLLKILDEVTPLYKHRMDDLPDQLQEIVHTIAINWDGMYTKEIAKKTRMESKAISAQLKKLEKYEIIESESIGKNKIYKIKERFFNIWYLMRFGRKKDRQRVEWLIAFLNSWCTKEELEFRAISLTQRIKEKDLNPNYVYYMSEALRFCNLNIEIDINLKMNSREYFKKIESSYLNELSSSDNEIGVISRQLANDGEVGKAVVLLEKSKRKSPFLLWQLSEFYIILGRYNEATELTKELANKLGLMKMGYLYLYAELLFECDKFNSCVLEIKKFLPFCEDSVILEILTKYIIKLSSKKQYNLAKELLELKEYNLKEKLKPIWFALMKLMQDEYPNEYKKMGAELESSVNEVLEEIEKLRDENN from the coding sequence ATGTTGCAAATTAATAGTTCAAGATATAAGTATACTCCAGATGAAATGCCAGAAGATGAATTTTTAAAAAGATTTGTAGTTAGAGAAAAAGTATTTGAAGAGATATTCAAAGATATTAAAGCTTCTGATTATGAGGTGGCAAATCAACATTTTATCATAGTTGGGCAAAGAGGTCAGGGTAAAACCACACTCTTAAGAAAGATTTTAATAGAAACAAAAAAAGATAAAAACTTATCTAAGTTTTTAATTCCCGTAAAATTTGCAGAAGAACAATATCAAATTAGGTCTTTATCTCGATTATGGGAAGAAGTAGCTGACTATCTCCAATCTATGTATGAAGATATATTTCCAAATATTTTAGACGATATGGAAGAGTTTTTTGAAGATGAAGATTATGAACTAAAAGCATTTTCATATTTTGAAAAACATATCAAAAAAGAAAATAAAAAACTATTAATTCTTGTAGATAATATAGATGAATTAATAGGCAAGTTTTCCCAAAAAGAGCAAAGACGATTTAGAGAGATACTTTTAACTTCTTCATCTTTTAGAATTATTGGTGGTTCAACTAAAATGCTTGAACAACATTATGATTATAGTAAACCTTTTTATGAGTTTTTCAAAATAGTTAAACTTAAAGGTTTTAATTCAGAAGAGAGTAAAAAGTTTTTATTATCTTATGCAAATACGGAAGAAAAGAAAAAAATAAAAGAAGTTATAGAAAATACTCCAGAAAGATTAGAAGTAATCAGACAATTAACAGGTGGAGTTCCTAGAACCTTAGTAATGTTATTTGATATATTTTTAGATGAAGAGGGAACGGCTTTTGATGATTTACTCAAAATTCTTGATGAAGTTACACCACTTTACAAACATAGAATGGATGATTTACCAGACCAGTTACAAGAAATAGTACACACAATTGCTATAAATTGGGATGGCATGTACACAAAAGAGATAGCAAAAAAAACTAGAATGGAAAGCAAAGCTATTTCAGCTCAACTTAAAAAACTTGAAAAATACGAAATTATTGAATCAGAATCTATAGGGAAAAATAAGATATATAAAATCAAAGAAAGGTTTTTTAATATTTGGTATCTTATGAGATTTGGTAGAAAAAAAGATAGACAAAGAGTTGAATGGTTAATTGCATTTTTAAACTCTTGGTGTACTAAGGAAGAATTAGAATTTAGAGCTATTTCTCTAACACAAAGAATTAAAGAAAAAGATTTAAATCCAAATTATGTCTACTATATGTCTGAAGCTTTGAGATTTTGTAATTTAAATATAGAAATAGATATTAATTTAAAAATGAATAGCAGAGAATATTTTAAAAAAATAGAATCTAGTTATTTAAATGAGTTATCTTCATCTGATAACGAAATCGGTGTTATTAGTAGGCAACTTGCTAATGATGGCGAAGTTGGGAAAGCAGTAGTTTTATTGGAAAAATCTAAAAGAAAAAGTCCTTTTTTATTGTGGCAACTTTCAGAATTTTATATCATATTAGGTAGGTATAACGAAGCAACAGAATTAACTAAAGAACTTGCAAACAAATTGGGTTTAATGAAGATGGGATATCTTTATTTATACGCAGAATTATTATTTGAATGTGATAAATTTAATAGCTGTGTTTTGGAAATTAAGAAGTTTTTACCTTTTTGTGAAGATTCAGTTATATTAGAAATTTTAACAAAATACATAATAAAACTAAGTTCAAAAAAACAGTATAATTTAGCAAAAGAATTACTTGAATTAAAAGAATATAATTTAAAAGAAAAATTAAAACCAATATGGTTTGCTCTTATGAAACTTATGCAAGATGAATATCCAAATGAATATAAAAAGATGGGTGCTGAGTTAGAGAGTAGTGTTAATGAAGTATTAGAAGAAATAGAAAAGCTGAGAGATGAAAATAATTAA
- a CDS encoding SLC13 family permease, with protein MFKTILFIFIPNFIYLGLFSFIEEQKDLILLSLIITTIIYWASNLVPLYFSSLIFLFTALAFSLASKDVIFSGFSSGAFWLVFAGMLIATAIKNTNLTLRFTNLFSNIKNLTYLKLLIYISIFAVLFSFIMPSSVVRIVLVVPLAIALASSLGFQKEDKGFTGIILTFILCTSLPAFTILPANVPNMILAGLTKEIYDYELLFSYYFIANFLVLGFIKNIIIVSLVYYFFKDELKNKLEKEEIQDFTKNEKIVLATIFIMLILWMSDFIHQISPSIIAIIGVLFLAFPTINIIKAKDFNSINFSSLIYVVAIISLGSIVANNDFFENALNSLVNQYEPFDLEILNYISITSFMSFSGIVITQPTIPAIFTPIAQQLSDVSAFSLNEVFMMQIAAFSNVFFPFQAPPLAVGLALSQIKQRDMLKIILLLALITIVFLYPLEYFWLSFLR; from the coding sequence ATGTTTAAAACTATTTTATTTATTTTTATACCTAATTTTATTTATCTAGGATTATTTAGCTTTATAGAGGAGCAAAAAGACTTAATATTACTTAGTTTAATTATTACAACTATTATATATTGGGCTTCAAATCTAGTACCCTTATATTTTAGTTCTTTGATTTTTTTATTTACAGCACTTGCTTTTTCTCTAGCTAGTAAAGATGTGATTTTCTCAGGTTTTTCATCAGGAGCATTTTGGTTGGTTTTTGCAGGTATGCTAATAGCTACTGCTATAAAAAATACAAATTTAACTCTAAGGTTTACAAATCTATTTTCAAATATAAAAAATCTTACTTATTTAAAGCTTTTAATTTATATATCTATTTTTGCTGTTTTATTTAGTTTTATTATGCCCTCTAGTGTAGTAAGAATTGTTTTAGTTGTGCCTTTAGCTATTGCACTAGCTTCTAGTTTAGGATTTCAAAAAGAAGACAAAGGTTTTACAGGAATTATCTTGACTTTTATTTTATGTACTTCATTGCCTGCATTTACTATTTTACCTGCAAATGTACCAAATATGATACTTGCAGGACTAACAAAAGAAATATATGATTATGAACTACTTTTTTCTTACTATTTTATAGCAAACTTTTTAGTTCTTGGATTTATAAAAAATATAATTATTGTATCTTTAGTTTACTATTTCTTTAAAGATGAACTAAAAAATAAATTAGAAAAAGAAGAGATACAAGACTTTACAAAAAATGAAAAAATTGTTTTAGCTACTATTTTTATCATGCTTATATTATGGATGAGTGATTTTATTCATCAAATTTCACCAAGTATTATAGCTATAATAGGAGTATTATTTTTAGCATTTCCTACGATAAATATCATTAAAGCCAAAGATTTTAATAGTATCAACTTTTCTTCTTTGATATATGTAGTAGCTATTATTAGTTTAGGTTCAATTGTAGCTAATAATGACTTTTTTGAAAATGCTCTAAACTCTTTGGTTAATCAATACGAACCTTTTGATTTAGAGATTTTAAACTATATAAGTATTACATCTTTTATGTCTTTTAGCGGTATAGTCATCACACAACCAACAATTCCAGCTATTTTTACACCAATTGCCCAACAGTTAAGTGATGTAAGTGCTTTTAGTTTAAATGAAGTATTTATGATGCAAATAGCAGCTTTTTCAAATGTATTTTTTCCATTTCAAGCCCCACCTTTAGCTGTAGGGCTTGCATTATCACAAATAAAACAAAGAGATATGTTAAAAATCATACTTTTACTTGCACTAATAACTATAGTTTTTTTATATCCATTAGAATATTTTTGGTTAAGTTTTTTAAGATAA
- a CDS encoding Crp/Fnr family transcriptional regulator → MNEEEILKSLNKTLNSYFTISNETWNKFKEICTIRSIKKGEYAYDLYDEVNEISFVYKGLFRTFSINEQGEEYTKNFFWETRFYGPMVALLTNSEVNACVQALEDSIVVDIKHNKYRELLKESSDLKMYHILYLEKHWILQKDHNTYALVLEDAKLRYERFLDEFAHILPRLSQYHVASYLGISPTHLSRIRKSLENKKR, encoded by the coding sequence ATGAATGAAGAAGAAATATTAAAAAGTTTAAATAAAACATTAAACTCATACTTCACTATCTCAAATGAAACTTGGAATAAATTTAAAGAAATTTGCACTATTAGAAGTATCAAAAAAGGTGAATACGCCTATGATTTATATGATGAGGTAAATGAAATATCATTTGTTTATAAAGGTTTATTTAGAACATTTAGTATAAATGAACAAGGTGAAGAGTATACAAAAAACTTTTTTTGGGAAACAAGATTTTATGGACCAATGGTTGCACTTCTTACAAATAGTGAAGTAAATGCTTGTGTTCAAGCTTTAGAAGACTCTATTGTTGTTGATATTAAACATAATAAGTATAGAGAACTTTTAAAAGAATCAAGTGACCTAAAAATGTATCATATTTTATATTTAGAAAAACACTGGATACTACAAAAAGACCATAATACTTATGCTTTGGTTTTAGAAGATGCAAAACTTAGATATGAAAGATTTTTAGATGAATTTGCACATATATTACCAAGACTTTCACAATATCATGTAGCTTCATATCTTGGTATATCCCCTACTCACTTAAGTAGAATACGAAAATCATTAGAAAATAAAAAACGCTAG
- a CDS encoding AAA family ATPase: MKNCVGQAVRGNDFWDRNSEISIIWNKIDSGSHILLAAPRRVGKTSIMFNLLDNPKDDYIVMYIDTESADNENEFWQKLFNALQEEDFVNKLKSYSNTLFEKIKNIRIDKISTSGVTFGDGETLDYSEAFEKMIKDLDTNKKLIIMIDEFAQTVENIIKYEDTISAIKFIKRHRELRQNQKISSKVSFIYAGSIGLESVVSKLNGMKHINDLNSIKVNPLSFIESKQFISVLVSNLELKLDDTVINEFLKRVEWYIPFYIQLIIQEIKTITIEDNVNEVTVEILDKAINNALNHRNHFEHWRSKLKEALGINEFKFTKEMLNHISENNIMESLDIINIGVKYDLDDDEVKEIIHSLIHDGYINNNDNPKEYRFNSPILKMWWYKNVAN, translated from the coding sequence ATGAAAAATTGTGTTGGTCAAGCAGTAAGAGGAAATGATTTTTGGGATAGAAATAGTGAAATATCAATTATCTGGAATAAAATAGATAGTGGTAGTCATATATTACTAGCTGCTCCAAGAAGAGTTGGTAAGACATCAATTATGTTTAATTTGCTTGATAATCCAAAAGATGATTACATCGTTATGTATATCGATACTGAATCAGCAGATAATGAAAATGAATTTTGGCAAAAATTATTCAATGCTTTACAAGAAGAAGATTTTGTAAATAAATTAAAATCATATTCAAATACATTATTTGAAAAAATAAAAAATATAAGAATTGATAAAATATCAACATCTGGAGTTACTTTTGGGGATGGTGAAACTTTAGATTATTCTGAAGCATTTGAAAAAATGATTAAAGATTTAGATACTAATAAAAAGCTAATTATTATGATTGATGAATTTGCTCAAACTGTAGAAAATATAATTAAATATGAAGATACAATAAGTGCTATAAAGTTTATAAAAAGACATAGAGAACTAAGACAAAATCAAAAAATATCAAGTAAAGTATCATTTATTTATGCAGGTTCTATTGGATTAGAAAGTGTAGTTTCAAAGTTAAATGGAATGAAACATATAAATGACCTAAATAGTATAAAAGTTAATCCTCTTAGTTTTATTGAGAGTAAGCAATTTATTAGTGTGTTAGTATCTAATCTTGAATTAAAATTAGATGATACCGTAATAAATGAGTTTCTAAAAAGAGTTGAATGGTATATACCTTTTTATATACAACTAATCATTCAAGAAATTAAAACAATAACAATCGAAGATAATGTTAATGAGGTAACAGTTGAAATACTTGATAAAGCTATTAATAATGCATTAAATCATAGAAATCATTTTGAGCACTGGAGAAGTAAATTAAAAGAAGCATTAGGTATAAATGAATTTAAATTTACAAAAGAAATGTTAAATCATATATCAGAAAATAATATAATGGAATCGTTAGATATTATTAATATAGGTGTTAAATATGATTTAGATGATGATGAAGTAAAAGAAATTATTCATTCGCTTATTCATGATGGTTACATTAACAATAATGATAATCCAAAAGAATATAGATTTAATTCTCCTATTTTAAAAATGTGGTGGTACAAAAATGTTGCAAATTAA
- a CDS encoding ABC transporter ATP-binding protein yields the protein MNIIDFENINVGYNEKIVLKDITLKIKENEHWAILGANGSGKSTLMKIIQSELHPRRTNKFKKEILGKSNYSIFELKKQLGIITNDLHNFFSISGSYLSAYEVTLSGYYSSIGIFSHQDFTDEQHQKAQEVMKFLQIEHLKGKKVAAMSTGELRKCIVARALIHEPKAFILDEPTVGLDIKAQINFIAMLKKLSKNCSIILVTHHLEEIFEEIENIALIHKNSIYKSGKKKEILTSQNLSEIFDTKLHIKEKKGRYFVEEIG from the coding sequence ATGAATATAATAGATTTTGAAAATATTAATGTAGGTTATAACGAAAAGATAGTACTTAAAGATATAACATTAAAGATTAAAGAAAATGAGCATTGGGCAATACTTGGTGCTAATGGTTCTGGAAAATCAACTTTGATGAAGATAATACAATCAGAACTTCACCCAAGAAGAACAAATAAGTTTAAAAAAGAGATTTTAGGGAAAAGTAATTATTCTATTTTTGAGCTAAAGAAACAGCTGGGAATTATAACTAACGATTTACATAATTTTTTCTCAATATCAGGGTCATACTTAAGTGCTTATGAAGTAACACTTAGTGGATATTATAGCTCTATTGGGATATTCTCTCATCAAGATTTTACTGATGAGCAACACCAAAAAGCACAAGAAGTTATGAAGTTCTTACAAATAGAACATCTAAAAGGAAAAAAAGTCGCTGCTATGTCTACAGGTGAGCTTAGAAAATGTATAGTTGCTAGAGCTTTAATACATGAACCAAAAGCATTTATTTTAGATGAGCCTACTGTTGGGCTAGATATAAAAGCTCAAATAAATTTTATAGCTATGTTAAAAAAGCTATCTAAAAACTGCTCTATTATTTTAGTAACTCATCATCTAGAAGAAATTTTTGAAGAGATTGAGAACATCGCACTTATACATAAAAACTCTATCTATAAAAGTGGTAAGAAAAAAGAAATACTAACAAGTCAAAACTTATCAGAAATCTTTGATACTAAACTTCATATCAAAGAGAAAAAAGGACGCTATTTCGTAGAAGAAATAGGCTAA
- a CDS encoding GNAT family N-acetyltransferase, whose translation MKSFTIKPYEEKYIKEVANLFTNTVHNINKKDYTEEQLDAWASKNIDLKTWKNRLKTSNTYLCMLEDEIVGFYIYEDDYIDCFYVHHEYQGLKIGRFMIEQIFKNADNHGIKLLRVDASITAKPFFERFGFKEVKENHIKRQNQTLINYSMIKDMSN comes from the coding sequence ATGAAGTCATTTACTATAAAACCTTATGAAGAAAAATACATAAAAGAAGTAGCAAATCTTTTTACAAACACAGTTCATAATATAAATAAAAAAGATTATACAGAAGAGCAGTTAGATGCTTGGGCTAGTAAAAATATAGATTTAAAAACATGGAAAAATAGGCTTAAAACTTCAAATACTTATTTATGTATGCTTGAAGATGAAATAGTAGGTTTTTATATTTATGAAGATGATTATATTGATTGTTTTTATGTTCATCATGAGTATCAAGGTCTAAAAATAGGGAGGTTTATGATAGAACAGATATTTAAAAATGCAGATAATCATGGTATTAAACTATTGAGAGTTGATGCAAGTATTACAGCAAAACCTTTTTTTGAGAGGTTTGGTTTTAAAGAAGTAAAAGAAAATCATATAAAAAGACAAAATCAAACTCTTATAAACTATTCTATGATAAAAGATATGAGTAATTAA
- a CDS encoding zinc ribbon domain-containing protein YjdM codes for MQDLPSCPKCNCEYTYEDGSLIICPECTHEFTKEDLEEKEFTVKDANGAILRAGDDVTVIKDLKIKGSSSVVKVGTKIKNIRLVDSADNHNIDCKIPKIGAIKITPKYVKKS; via the coding sequence ATGCAAGATTTACCAAGTTGTCCAAAATGTAATTGTGAATACACATATGAAGATGGAAGTTTAATCATCTGTCCTGAATGTACACATGAGTTTACAAAAGAAGATTTAGAAGAAAAAGAGTTTACTGTAAAAGACGCAAATGGTGCAATACTAAGAGCAGGGGATGATGTAACTGTAATAAAAGACCTAAAAATCAAAGGTAGCTCTTCTGTAGTAAAAGTTGGTACAAAAATAAAAAATATTAGATTAGTTGATAGTGCTGATAATCATAATATCGATTGTAAGATACCAAAAATTGGAGCTATTAAAATAACTCCAAAATATGTAAAAAAGTCTTAG
- a CDS encoding aspartate/glutamate racemase family protein: MKTIGLLGGMSWESTALYYKQINEEVKKQLGGLHSAKVVVYSVDFDEIEKLQHLGKWDETADILSEAAQNIQNAGADFLLICTNTMHKVAPIIQENISIPILHIANATGKKLQEEGIKKVGLLGTAFTMEQDFYKNTIQTNFDIEVIVPNKEEIKTIHKIIYEELCLGKIKEDSKVQYLNIIDSLKNRGAQGVILGCTEIGMLVSQEDTDVKLYDTTSIHALEAVNEALKKS; this comes from the coding sequence ATGAAAACTATAGGACTACTTGGTGGCATGAGTTGGGAAAGTACAGCTTTATATTATAAACAAATCAACGAAGAAGTTAAAAAACAACTCGGTGGTTTACATAGTGCTAAGGTAGTTGTCTATAGCGTGGATTTTGATGAGATAGAAAAACTGCAACACTTAGGTAAGTGGGATGAAACAGCAGATATATTAAGTGAAGCTGCACAAAATATCCAAAATGCAGGGGCTGACTTTTTGCTTATTTGTACAAACACCATGCATAAAGTAGCTCCTATTATCCAAGAAAATATAAGTATTCCTATTTTGCATATAGCAAATGCAACTGGTAAAAAACTTCAAGAAGAAGGTATTAAAAAAGTAGGGCTTTTAGGTACAGCTTTTACTATGGAGCAAGATTTTTATAAAAATACAATACAAACAAATTTTGATATTGAAGTAATAGTTCCAAATAAAGAGGAAATAAAAACTATTCACAAAATCATTTACGAAGAGTTATGTTTAGGAAAAATAAAAGAAGACTCAAAAGTACAGTACTTAAACATAATTGATTCACTAAAAAATAGAGGTGCCCAAGGAGTTATCTTAGGTTGTACAGAAATAGGAATGTTAGTATCGCAAGAAGATACAGATGTAAAACTATATGATACTACAAGTATACATGCACTAGAGGCTGTAAATGAGGCCTTAAAAAAGAGTTAA
- a CDS encoding GyrI-like domain-containing protein, producing the protein MKVKYLEKFYVAGITTRTNNETELNEEQGKIPDLWQKYVDDNIESKTFNKAKSFAMYGLYNKYESDVNSDYDYTVGVEVTKPKNAITIEKDRYLVFTKKGELPDVVIDAWHDVWNYFSSEECEYERAYNFDFEKYEEDEQIEIYISIK; encoded by the coding sequence ATGAAAGTTAAATACTTAGAAAAATTCTATGTAGCAGGTATTACTACAAGAACAAACAACGAAACTGAACTAAACGAAGAACAAGGAAAGATTCCAGATTTATGGCAAAAATATGTTGATGACAATATTGAATCAAAAACATTTAATAAAGCTAAAAGTTTTGCAATGTACGGGCTTTATAACAAATATGAAAGTGATGTAAATTCTGACTATGATTATACAGTAGGAGTAGAAGTTACTAAACCAAAAAATGCAATCACTATTGAAAAAGATAGATACTTAGTATTTACAAAAAAAGGTGAATTACCTGATGTTGTAATAGATGCTTGGCATGATGTTTGGAACTATTTTAGCTCAGAAGAGTGTGAATATGAAAGAGCATACAATTTTGACTTTGAAAAATATGAAGAAGATGAGCAAATAGAGATTTATATTTCTATAAAATAA
- a CDS encoding YbhB/YbcL family Raf kinase inhibitor-like protein: MKKILLVLAFSFISLFADNFTLKSDTLKGQLTKTQEFNGFGCTGENISPHLSWENAPKGTKSFAVTVYDPDAPTGSGWWHWLVFDIPKDTMSLEKDFGSKEHKDIVQSVTNYGKSGFGGACPPKGDKAHRYVFTVYALDTDKLGLDKNTNPAIVGYYLNNHAIAKASLISYYKR; the protein is encoded by the coding sequence ATGAAAAAGATATTATTAGTATTAGCTTTTAGTTTTATCTCACTATTTGCTGATAATTTTACTTTAAAAAGTGATACTTTAAAAGGGCAACTTACAAAAACTCAAGAGTTTAACGGTTTTGGATGTACAGGTGAAAACATCTCTCCACATCTTTCATGGGAAAATGCACCAAAAGGTACAAAATCTTTTGCTGTAACTGTTTATGATCCAGATGCTCCTACTGGTTCTGGTTGGTGGCATTGGTTAGTTTTTGATATTCCAAAAGATACTATGAGCTTAGAAAAAGATTTTGGTTCAAAAGAGCATAAAGATATAGTTCAAAGTGTTACAAACTATGGAAAAAGTGGATTTGGTGGAGCTTGCCCTCCAAAAGGTGATAAAGCTCATAGATATGTTTTCACAGTTTATGCTTTAGACACAGATAAATTAGGTTTAGACAAAAATACAAACCCTGCAATTGTAGGTTACTACTTAAATAACCACGCAATAGCAAAAGCTTCACTAATCTCATACTATAAAAGATAA